A single region of the Plantactinospora soyae genome encodes:
- a CDS encoding DJ-1/PfpI family protein yields the protein MYAQIVLFDGFDPLDVIAPFEVLAAGSDAVGGELIVDLVSAEGPRAVLSGTRGLVLNATARLDPTRPGYVVVPGVSGPTVGDPDEGVETIPVLLARFGDTDAAPLLRQALRNPAVTVAAVCGGSLALAMAGLIEERHAVTHVQGMDMLEATGVHAVPARVVDDGDLVSAGGVTSGLDLGLHILEREYGPRIAHAVEALFEYERRGTVWRNSGRQPVVV from the coding sequence ATGTACGCCCAGATCGTCCTGTTCGACGGCTTCGACCCGCTGGACGTCATCGCGCCGTTCGAGGTGCTGGCGGCCGGCAGCGACGCGGTGGGCGGTGAGCTGATCGTGGACCTCGTCTCCGCCGAAGGGCCCCGCGCGGTGCTGAGCGGCACCCGTGGGCTGGTACTGAACGCGACCGCCCGCCTCGACCCGACCAGGCCCGGTTACGTCGTGGTTCCGGGGGTCAGCGGACCAACCGTCGGCGATCCCGACGAGGGGGTCGAGACGATTCCGGTGCTGCTCGCCCGCTTCGGCGACACCGACGCGGCTCCACTGCTCCGGCAGGCGCTGCGGAACCCGGCCGTGACGGTGGCGGCCGTCTGCGGTGGCTCGCTGGCCCTGGCCATGGCCGGCCTCATCGAGGAACGCCATGCCGTGACCCATGTCCAGGGCATGGACATGCTCGAGGCGACCGGTGTGCATGCCGTACCGGCCCGGGTCGTCGACGACGGCGATCTGGTCAGTGCCGGGGGAGTGACCTCGGGCCTGGACCTCGGACTCCACATCCTCGAACGCGAGTACGGGCCGAGGATCGCGCACGCCGTCGAGGCCCTCTTCGAGTACGAGCGTCGCGGCACCGTGTGGCGGAACAGCGGACGCCAACCCGTCGTGGTCTGA